GAAGCGGGCTATTTGCCCAAACGTATCGCCGTCGTGGGCGCCGCAAGAAGGCCCCTCGACGAAAACCGGTTCCGTCAGGACATGTGCGAAGCCCTGAAAGAGTTTTCGCGCACCGGACACGGCGACAGCGACACGTGCGACCCCTTTGTCTCGAACATCTACTACCAGCAAGTCCGGTTCGACAACGCGGCCGATTATGTCCTTCTGAAGAAGCGGCTCGACACCATCGAAACGGACCTCGGCGGCTCCGGAAACCGCCTATATTACATGGCATCCGCGCCGGAGTTTTTCGCTCCCATCACACGCAATCTGGGCAATGCCGGCTGCGTCTATCCTCCCGGCGGCACGCCCTGGTCGCGCATCGTCGTCGAGAAACCCTTCGGGTTCGATCTCGAGTCAGCCAAGAAACTGAATGCCGATATCAGCAGCGTGCTGGATGAGAGCCAGATCTTCCGCATCGACCACTACCTCGGCAAAGAGACGGTGCAGAACATTCTGGCGGTCCGGTTCGGAAACGCCATTTTCGAGGCCCTGTTCAGCCAGAAATACGTCGACAATGTTCAGATCACCGTCGCGGAAACGGTTGGCATGGAAGGCCGCCGCGGCGCTTTCTACGACAAGGTCGGCGCTTTGCGCGATGTGGTTCAGAATCACGCGCTCCAACTTCTGTGCCTGGTGGCCATGGAGCCTCCGATCCGGTTCAATGACCGGGGTATACGCGACGAGAAACTCAAGGTGCTCAACAGCATCCAGGTGCCTCTCGATGAACCGTTGGAGGACTGGTGCGTGCGCGGTCAATACCGCGAAGGTCCCGACGGTCCCGGCTACCTCTCCGAGGAGGGGGTAAGCGGCGCGTCGCAAACCGAAACCTATGTCGCGTTACGGTTGTTCATTGACAACTGGCGCTGGGCCGGCGCGCCGTTTGTTATCCGAACCGGCAAACGGATGAAGAAACGCGTTACCGAGATCGCGGTGGAGTTCAAAGACCCTCCGATGCATCTCTTTCGCGAACTTGGCGCGCGGCTGCCCGAAACAAACGTCCTGGTATTCCGCATCCAGCCGGACGAGGGCATCTCGCTCACGTTCAACGCCAAACCGCCGGGCATGCATTTCGCGGTGCAGCCCGTGGCAATGAACTTCACCTACGGCGCTACGTTTGAAGAGGACCTGCCGGAGGCTTACGAACGGCTCTTGCTCGATGCCATCCGCGGCGACAGCACCCTGTTCATGCGTTCCGATGAGATC
Above is a window of Candidatus Hydrogenedentota bacterium DNA encoding:
- the zwf gene encoding glucose-6-phosphate dehydrogenase; this translates as MPDRASIRFVQTTADRHLSRFKIEPGQMATLVIFGATGDLAGRKLIPAIYNLWEAGYLPKRIAVVGAARRPLDENRFRQDMCEALKEFSRTGHGDSDTCDPFVSNIYYQQVRFDNAADYVLLKKRLDTIETDLGGSGNRLYYMASAPEFFAPITRNLGNAGCVYPPGGTPWSRIVVEKPFGFDLESAKKLNADISSVLDESQIFRIDHYLGKETVQNILAVRFGNAIFEALFSQKYVDNVQITVAETVGMEGRRGAFYDKVGALRDVVQNHALQLLCLVAMEPPIRFNDRGIRDEKLKVLNSIQVPLDEPLEDWCVRGQYREGPDGPGYLSEEGVSGASQTETYVALRLFIDNWRWAGAPFVIRTGKRMKKRVTEIAVEFKDPPMHLFRELGARLPETNVLVFRIQPDEGISLTFNAKPPGMHFAVQPVAMNFTYGATFEEDLPEAYERLLLDAIRGDSTLFMRSDEIESAWTIVTNIHETWKDAPPVKLYAPGSWGPEEAGRVFTNCRGAWRNP